In one Nisaea sediminum genomic region, the following are encoded:
- a CDS encoding tripartite tricarboxylate transporter TctB family protein, which yields MGRLNRDTLIALVLLVFCGVMFSASFEIEVTNYGTMQSSVWPQVVLVVLTVFSLGLLGQSIVKPRTVEASAEAVPGGLGRFRNALIVYALFFLFLLSLDLLGMLLGGIGFVFLALTLLGEPSLKRVPLHLLIAVAMVGIMWSIFTFGLGVLLPDGELLQLN from the coding sequence GTGGGCCGGTTGAACCGAGATACGCTGATAGCGCTTGTGCTCCTGGTCTTCTGCGGGGTCATGTTCTCCGCCAGTTTTGAGATCGAGGTCACGAATTACGGGACCATGCAGTCGAGCGTCTGGCCGCAGGTCGTGCTCGTCGTTCTGACGGTCTTCAGTCTCGGACTGCTCGGTCAGAGCATTGTGAAACCGCGCACTGTCGAAGCTTCGGCGGAAGCCGTGCCCGGCGGGCTCGGGCGGTTCCGAAACGCGCTCATCGTCTATGCACTGTTCTTTCTGTTCCTGCTGTCCCTTGATCTTTTGGGTATGCTGCTCGGCGGCATCGGCTTCGTTTTCCTCGCGCTGACCCTTCTCGGCGAGCCCAGCCTGAAGCGCGTTCCGCTCCATCTTCTCATCGCGGTGGCGATGGTCGGCATCATGTGGAGCATCTTCACCTTCGGTCTCGGCGTGCTGCTGCCGGACGGCGAACTTCTGCAGCTGAACTGA
- the dgcN gene encoding N-acetyltransferase DgcN, with product MEIRHPYLMFLGDAPDQLAAKTANGVKVWRPEWCLGQLRLPGCKADLKLPDMTIEEAAAAGVKTVILGVANRGGVIGESWMVELEKALDLGMEIASGLHTKIATIPALAEKAKAKGLGLYDVRHPKGNFSVANGKKRSGKRLLPVGTDCSVGKMFTALAIEKELHNRGVKATFRATGQTGIFIAGSGVSVDAVVADFISGAVEDLAPANDADHWDLVEGQGSLFHASYAGVTMGLIHGAQPDAMVLCHEANRPHMRGLPEYPVPSLSECIPYYLQAARLTNPDAKFVGVCINTSSLDDAAAEEFLKQASDETGLPAVDPIRNGVGAIVDNMDI from the coding sequence GTGGAAATCCGCCATCCTTATCTCATGTTCCTGGGCGATGCGCCCGATCAGCTCGCAGCCAAGACCGCGAATGGCGTGAAGGTCTGGCGCCCCGAATGGTGCCTCGGTCAGCTGCGTCTGCCCGGCTGCAAGGCCGATCTGAAACTTCCCGACATGACCATCGAGGAAGCCGCCGCTGCCGGCGTGAAGACCGTGATCCTCGGCGTCGCCAACCGCGGCGGCGTGATCGGCGAAAGCTGGATGGTCGAGCTCGAGAAAGCCCTCGACCTCGGCATGGAGATCGCGAGCGGCCTGCACACCAAGATCGCGACGATCCCGGCGCTGGCGGAGAAGGCCAAGGCCAAGGGGCTCGGCCTCTACGACGTGCGCCATCCGAAGGGCAATTTCTCCGTCGCGAACGGCAAGAAGCGCTCCGGCAAGCGGCTGCTGCCGGTCGGCACCGACTGTTCGGTCGGCAAGATGTTCACCGCGCTCGCGATCGAGAAGGAACTTCACAATCGCGGTGTGAAGGCGACGTTCCGCGCGACCGGGCAGACCGGCATCTTCATCGCCGGCTCCGGCGTTTCCGTGGATGCGGTGGTCGCAGACTTCATCTCGGGCGCCGTCGAGGACCTGGCCCCGGCCAATGACGCCGATCACTGGGATCTGGTCGAAGGTCAGGGCTCTCTCTTCCACGCCTCCTATGCCGGCGTGACCATGGGCCTGATCCACGGCGCCCAGCCGGACGCGATGGTGCTCTGCCACGAGGCGAACCGTCCGCACATGCGCGGCCTGCCGGAATATCCGGTGCCGAGCCTGAGCGAGTGCATCCCGTACTATCTGCAGGCGGCCCGCCTGACCAACCCGGATGCGAAATTCGTCGGCGTCTGCATCAACACCTCAAGCCTCGACGATGCCGCTGCGGAGGAGTTCCTGAAGCAGGCGAGCGACGAAACCGGCCTGCCGGCGGTCGATCCGATCCGCAACGGCGTTGGCGCCATCGTCGATAATATGGACATCTGA
- a CDS encoding tripartite tricarboxylate transporter permease, with translation MLDHILYAFSDVFAVWNLALMTIGVTAGLIAGAIPGFTIAMAIVLTLPFTFGLSPVEGLATMIGVFVGGLSGGLMSGMLTGIPGTPSSIATTFDGFPLARGGKPGFALGLGVWSSFFGGLISAVLLVTLAPSLAVIGLEFGPWDYFSLVLFALTITASLSGENLMKGMIAGALGLFIGTVGEDEVNGVARFTFGIDDLESGFSFLPVLIGLFAFSQLLSDIQDRVKAREPLMDLSGTDGRVRVEHLAAIRTIFSRWTNLVRSSLIGVFTGVLPAAGGSISNILAYDQAKKASKTPEKFGTGIPDGIIAPESSNNATAGGALITMMALGIPGDIVTAVMLGALLIHNVQPSPTFISDNPDLAYAIFIAFFLAHFIMIAMQSVTLKLFLLVTRIPMYVLAAVILAYCAIGVFALNNIVYDIWVLFFFGVAGYILRLLGFPLAPIILGVVLGHVAELNLSRALSIDSDLMLFLSRPWSLFFLVVAAFSIAFPWYQKLRGTQSWTLAYVPALLAGVAVPMFMMEGVVRPIIGVALLAVSAYLLWRSAKAGWKVAPEGDHEVHLEET, from the coding sequence ATGCTTGACCATATTCTCTACGCCTTCTCCGACGTCTTCGCGGTCTGGAACCTCGCCCTGATGACGATCGGGGTGACCGCCGGCCTGATCGCCGGCGCCATTCCCGGTTTCACCATCGCCATGGCGATCGTCCTGACGCTCCCGTTCACCTTCGGCCTCAGCCCGGTCGAAGGGCTCGCCACCATGATCGGCGTCTTCGTCGGCGGTCTCTCCGGCGGTCTGATGTCCGGCATGCTGACCGGTATTCCGGGAACCCCGTCTTCGATCGCGACCACCTTCGACGGCTTCCCCCTCGCGCGCGGCGGAAAGCCGGGCTTCGCGCTGGGGCTGGGTGTCTGGTCTTCCTTCTTTGGCGGTCTGATCAGTGCCGTGCTTCTCGTGACCCTGGCCCCGAGCCTCGCCGTCATCGGCCTGGAATTCGGACCCTGGGACTATTTCTCGCTCGTGCTTTTCGCGCTGACCATCACCGCCAGCCTCTCCGGCGAGAATCTCATGAAAGGGATGATCGCGGGCGCGCTCGGCCTCTTCATCGGCACGGTCGGCGAGGACGAGGTCAACGGTGTCGCGCGGTTTACCTTCGGTATCGACGACCTCGAGTCCGGTTTTTCCTTCCTGCCGGTCCTGATCGGCCTTTTCGCCTTCAGCCAGCTGCTCTCCGATATTCAGGACCGGGTGAAGGCCCGAGAGCCGCTGATGGATCTCAGCGGTACGGACGGACGGGTCCGGGTCGAGCATCTGGCGGCGATCCGCACCATCTTCTCGCGATGGACCAACCTTGTGCGCTCCTCCCTCATCGGCGTCTTCACTGGAGTGCTGCCGGCCGCTGGCGGATCGATCTCCAATATTCTCGCCTATGACCAGGCAAAGAAGGCATCGAAGACCCCGGAGAAATTCGGCACCGGCATCCCGGATGGCATCATCGCCCCGGAATCCTCCAATAACGCCACCGCCGGCGGCGCGCTGATCACCATGATGGCGCTGGGCATTCCGGGAGACATCGTCACCGCCGTGATGCTCGGCGCCCTGCTGATCCACAACGTGCAGCCGAGCCCGACCTTCATCAGCGACAATCCGGATCTTGCCTACGCGATCTTCATCGCTTTCTTCCTCGCGCATTTCATCATGATTGCGATGCAGTCGGTGACGCTGAAGCTGTTCCTGCTGGTGACCCGGATCCCGATGTATGTGCTGGCAGCCGTGATCCTCGCCTATTGTGCGATCGGCGTCTTCGCGCTCAACAACATCGTCTACGACATCTGGGTGCTGTTCTTCTTCGGTGTGGCCGGCTACATCCTGCGCCTGCTCGGCTTCCCGCTGGCGCCGATCATTCTCGGTGTCGTGCTGGGGCATGTGGCAGAGCTGAACCTGTCGCGGGCGCTCTCGATCGACAGCGATCTGATGCTGTTCCTCAGCCGCCCCTGGTCGCTCTTCTTCCTCGTGGTCGCGGCCTTTTCGATCGCGTTCCCGTGGTACCAGAAGCTGCGCGGCACGCAGTCCTGGACGCTGGCTTATGTCCCGGCGCTCCTCGCCGGGGTCGCGGTCCCGATGTTCATGATGGAGGGTGTCGTCCGTCCGATTATCGGTGTGGCGTTGCTCGCGGTTTCCGCCTATCTTCTCTGGAGAAGTGCGAAAGCCGGATGGAAAGTGGCGCCCGAAGGCGACCATGAGGTCCATCTCGAAGAAACCTGA